A part of Halobaculum sp. MBLA0143 genomic DNA contains:
- a CDS encoding dipeptide ABC transporter ATP-binding protein codes for MDLLSVSNLQTQFATERGDVRAVDGVDLTIREGETVGLVGESGSGKSVTALSALDLVDDPGEIVGGRVTFRSPETVPAMLPRHADGVASYPNALSEATRVLADDCRAGDLGGVAAELEGMAADCAALDDPAGLADELSALAARIGDGGDARAVADDLDALAERSRDGFVFLESGSVDGEPETDPRTVLRSSPDRIDEVTIEDAVIDLTAAPEEAMRDVRGGAASMIFQDPMTSLNPALTVGEQVAESLRLHQFDGRREDSWRNAIREVLPSLGLDDADDEVIDRTVEVLSEVGIPEPTERIDDYPHEFSGGMRQRVLIAIALACRPQLLIADEPTTALDVTIQAQILDLVNDLQAELGMSVLMITHDLGVIAETCDRVAVMYAGEIVEEGPVEEIFHDPAHPYTYTLLESIPTEDADRLTPIEGNVPDLIDMPEGCHFADRCPWEQPECTGAAIPFREHGDAETTHRAKCVLDDFDESAYGATGDLGGTETAVGEELLSLDGLQKHFSRADGYLDRLLSSEVESVKAVDGVDLSVHEEETLGLVGESGCGKSTTGRSLLRLLEPTDGTVVFAGEDLTTLSDSEMRARRTDLQMIFQDPMSSLDPRMTVGQIVAEPLQIHDLPAEEPPADVSRREQRRRRVDELLEAVGLDPSQRGRYPHELSGGQRQRIGIARALAVDPDFVVADEPVSALDVSVQAQILNLMEDLQEEFGLTYLFIAHDLGVVRHICDRVAVMYLGEVVEVAETTALFNDPRHPYTQALLSAIPVPDPTADTDDRVILEGDVPSPVNPPSGCHFRTRCPQVIPPEGMEIDQSQFRAVTDYRQRVEREAIDPAGIREEAAAAAEVATDGGTVELEWAVRERFGIDDLPPRADEAVTDSVARLADGDFAGATEALSVFESVCERDDPSLGEGDHPSACHRTE; via the coding sequence ATGGATCTCCTCTCCGTGTCGAATCTCCAGACGCAGTTTGCGACGGAAAGGGGCGACGTGAGGGCTGTCGACGGGGTCGACCTGACGATCCGCGAGGGGGAGACGGTCGGGCTCGTCGGTGAGTCCGGGTCCGGCAAGTCGGTGACGGCGTTGTCGGCGCTGGACCTCGTCGACGACCCGGGCGAGATCGTCGGCGGGCGAGTGACGTTCCGGAGCCCGGAGACGGTGCCGGCGATGCTACCACGCCACGCCGACGGAGTTGCGAGCTACCCGAACGCGCTGAGCGAGGCGACACGGGTGCTCGCGGACGACTGCCGGGCGGGCGACCTCGGCGGCGTCGCGGCAGAACTCGAGGGGATGGCGGCGGACTGTGCGGCGTTGGACGACCCCGCGGGGCTGGCCGACGAACTGTCGGCGCTGGCGGCGCGAATCGGCGACGGCGGCGACGCGCGGGCCGTCGCCGACGACCTGGACGCGCTCGCCGAACGCAGTCGCGACGGGTTCGTCTTCCTGGAGTCGGGGAGTGTCGACGGAGAGCCGGAGACAGACCCACGGACGGTGCTACGCTCGTCGCCCGACCGGATCGACGAGGTGACGATCGAAGACGCGGTGATCGACCTGACGGCCGCACCCGAGGAGGCGATGCGGGACGTGCGGGGCGGTGCCGCCAGCATGATCTTCCAGGACCCGATGACCTCGCTGAACCCGGCGCTCACCGTCGGCGAACAGGTGGCCGAGAGCCTCCGTCTCCACCAGTTCGACGGCCGACGGGAGGACTCCTGGCGCAACGCGATCCGGGAGGTGCTGCCGTCGCTCGGCCTCGACGACGCCGACGACGAGGTGATCGACCGCACGGTGGAGGTGCTGTCGGAGGTTGGTATCCCGGAGCCCACCGAGCGGATCGACGACTACCCACACGAGTTCTCCGGCGGGATGCGTCAACGGGTGTTGATCGCTATCGCGCTGGCGTGTCGCCCACAGCTGCTGATCGCCGACGAGCCGACGACTGCACTGGACGTGACGATCCAGGCGCAGATTCTGGATCTCGTCAACGATCTCCAGGCGGAGCTGGGGATGTCCGTGCTCATGATCACCCACGACCTGGGCGTGATCGCGGAGACCTGCGACCGGGTCGCCGTGATGTACGCCGGCGAGATCGTCGAGGAGGGGCCGGTGGAGGAGATCTTCCACGACCCCGCACACCCGTACACGTACACGCTGTTGGAGTCGATCCCGACGGAAGACGCCGACCGACTCACCCCGATCGAGGGGAACGTCCCGGACCTGATCGACATGCCGGAGGGGTGTCACTTCGCCGACCGGTGTCCGTGGGAGCAGCCGGAGTGTACGGGGGCGGCGATTCCGTTCCGGGAGCACGGCGACGCGGAGACGACCCACCGAGCCAAGTGTGTGTTGGACGACTTCGACGAGTCGGCGTACGGTGCCACGGGCGACCTCGGCGGCACGGAGACGGCGGTCGGCGAGGAGCTGTTGTCCCTCGACGGGCTCCAGAAGCACTTCTCGCGGGCGGACGGCTACCTGGACCGACTGCTGTCCTCGGAGGTGGAGAGCGTGAAGGCGGTCGACGGCGTGGACCTGAGCGTCCACGAGGAGGAGACGCTGGGGCTCGTCGGTGAGTCCGGCTGCGGGAAGTCGACGACCGGGCGGTCGTTGCTCCGACTCCTGGAGCCGACGGACGGCACCGTCGTGTTCGCGGGCGAGGACCTGACGACGCTGTCCGACTCGGAGATGCGGGCCCGCCGGACGGACCTCCAGATGATCTTCCAGGACCCGATGTCCAGCCTGGACCCGCGGATGACCGTCGGTCAGATCGTCGCCGAGCCGCTCCAGATCCACGACCTCCCAGCCGAGGAACCGCCCGCGGACGTGAGTCGCCGCGAACAACGTCGCCGCCGGGTAGACGAACTGCTGGAGGCGGTCGGGCTCGACCCCAGTCAGCGCGGTCGGTACCCGCACGAACTGTCGGGCGGCCAGCGCCAGCGGATCGGAATCGCCCGGGCGCTGGCGGTGGATCCGGACTTCGTCGTCGCCGACGAGCCGGTGTCGGCGCTGGACGTCTCCGTCCAGGCGCAGATCCTCAACCTGATGGAGGATCTCCAGGAGGAGTTCGGGCTGACGTACCTGTTCATCGCCCACGACCTGGGCGTGGTGCGACACATCTGCGACCGGGTCGCCGTCATGTACCTCGGCGAGGTGGTGGAGGTGGCCGAGACGACGGCGTTGTTCAACGACCCCAGACACCCGTACACGCAGGCGTTGCTGTCGGCGATCCCCGTCCCGGACCCGACGGCCGACACGGACGACCGAGTGATTCTGGAGGGAGACGTACCGTCGCCGGTCAACCCGCCGTCTGGGTGTCACTTCCGGACGCGGTGTCCGCAGGTGATCCCACCGGAGGGGATGGAGATCGACCAGTCGCAGTTCCGCGCGGTGACGGACTACCGCCAACGGGTGGAACGCGAGGCGATCGACCCGGCGGGGATCCGAGAGGAGGCGGCCGCGGCAGCCGAGGTCGCCACCGACGGCGGCACCGTCGAACTGGAGTGGGCCGTCCGCGAACGGTTCGGAATCGACGACCTCCCGCCGCGGGCCGACGAGGCAGTGACCGACAGCGTCGCCCGGCTCGCGGACGGCGACTTCGCCGGCGCCACCGAGGCGCTGTCCGTCTTCGAGTCCGTCTGTGAACGCGACGACCCGTCGTTGGGTGAGGGTGACCACCCGTCTGCGTGTCACCGCACCGAGTGA
- a CDS encoding acetyl-CoA C-acyltransferase, with product MATPVIAAAHRTPFGKADGVFADTRSEDLSRTLIDHTLSETGLTSDHVDDLMWGVAQQREEQDNNVARVIALLSELGEGTPATTINRWCASSMQAIISAADAVAAGNRECILAGGVENMSRVPMGEDTYQHLHPELSEQYNVFQLQMGMTAEKVASEYDVTREAQDEYAVRSHHRAAEAAESGRFDDEIVPVETDDGVVTEDEGIRPDTDVETLSELSPAFTGDGTVTAGNSSQLTDGAASTLVTSRSFAEDHGLDVIAEVGTNAVAGVDPTVMGIGPVPATRGLLERAGTEIDDYDLVELNEAFASQCVYARRELGIPEAQYNVNGGAIALGHPLGASGARLPVTLLHELEKRGDDRGLATLCVGFGQGAAIEFLR from the coding sequence ATGGCAACACCCGTCATCGCGGCCGCGCACCGGACTCCCTTCGGCAAGGCAGACGGCGTCTTCGCCGACACGCGGAGCGAGGATCTCTCGCGCACGCTGATCGACCACACCCTCTCGGAGACGGGGCTGACGAGCGACCACGTCGACGACCTGATGTGGGGGGTCGCCCAGCAGCGCGAGGAGCAGGACAACAACGTCGCCCGCGTGATCGCGCTGCTGTCGGAACTGGGCGAGGGGACGCCGGCGACGACGATCAACCGCTGGTGTGCCTCCTCGATGCAGGCGATCATCTCGGCGGCCGACGCCGTCGCGGCCGGCAACCGCGAGTGTATCCTCGCGGGCGGCGTCGAGAACATGTCCCGCGTGCCGATGGGGGAGGACACGTACCAACACCTCCACCCGGAGCTGTCCGAACAGTACAACGTGTTCCAGCTCCAGATGGGGATGACCGCCGAGAAAGTGGCCAGCGAGTACGACGTGACCCGCGAGGCGCAAGACGAGTACGCCGTCCGGAGCCACCACCGCGCCGCCGAGGCGGCGGAGTCGGGCCGGTTCGACGACGAGATCGTCCCGGTGGAGACGGACGACGGCGTCGTCACGGAAGACGAGGGGATCCGCCCGGACACGGACGTGGAGACGCTGTCGGAGCTGTCGCCGGCGTTCACCGGCGACGGCACGGTCACCGCCGGCAACTCCTCGCAGCTGACGGACGGCGCGGCGAGCACTCTCGTCACGAGCCGGTCGTTCGCGGAGGACCACGGCCTGGACGTGATCGCGGAGGTCGGGACGAACGCGGTCGCCGGCGTCGACCCGACGGTGATGGGGATCGGTCCGGTGCCGGCGACCCGCGGCCTGTTGGAGCGGGCCGGCACGGAGATCGACGACTACGATCTCGTCGAGTTGAACGAGGCGTTCGCCTCACAGTGTGTGTACGCCCGCCGCGAACTCGGGATTCCGGAAGCGCAGTACAACGTCAACGGCGGCGCCATCGCGCTGGGCCACCCGCTGGGTGCCTCCGGGGCACGCCTGCCGGTGACGCTGCTCCACGAGCTGGAGAAGCGGGGCGACGACCGCGGGCTGGCGACACTGTGCGTCGGCTTCGGGCAGGGGGCGGCGATCGAGTTCCTGCGGTAG
- a CDS encoding ATP-binding protein produces the protein MNDPAVDVVELLVTASRFNDDRSLDADDLPPRYRRVFWTEHDDDGDEPGGVQRPLTVTESTAKTATGIERPWEAVSDELFTDRDDFDGTLSLTESSMGVSWLLDRVEDDRLLSNPVLAKIAEEATDDPPVTYEAARDETRPIQADRVWIDALLEEYFDEEEDAEMLDLVTVRAPEEIETTLDDLVLTGDQEGEIQKLVTAIEHRDYLAEIGLREIGKLLFVGPPGTGKTSVARGIAHDLGLPVVEVKLSMVTSQYLGETAKNVEKTFEVAKRLAPCILFIDEFDSVAKTRRSDEHAALKRAVNTLLKSIDDISLINDEVLLVSATNHPDQLDAAAWRRFDEIVNFPKPDRQMRADILRVITREMEIGDFDPEIVADKTEGLTGSDLRMVLREAVLEALTDDRRTITQADVMDAVEDFEERDNLKTMDMIDGEGATVAGDGGHDHTHDH, from the coding sequence ATGAACGACCCGGCAGTCGACGTTGTCGAACTCCTGGTGACGGCGAGTCGGTTCAACGACGACCGGTCGCTGGACGCCGACGACCTCCCGCCGCGGTACCGTCGCGTGTTCTGGACGGAGCACGACGACGACGGCGACGAGCCGGGCGGCGTCCAACGGCCGCTGACCGTGACGGAGTCGACGGCGAAGACGGCGACCGGGATCGAACGCCCCTGGGAGGCTGTCTCCGACGAGCTGTTCACCGACCGAGACGACTTCGACGGCACGCTGTCGCTCACGGAGTCGTCGATGGGGGTCTCCTGGCTGTTAGACCGCGTTGAAGACGACCGCCTCCTGTCGAACCCGGTGTTGGCGAAGATCGCCGAGGAGGCGACGGACGACCCTCCCGTCACCTACGAGGCGGCCCGCGACGAGACGCGGCCGATCCAGGCGGACCGTGTCTGGATCGACGCGCTGTTGGAGGAGTACTTCGACGAGGAGGAGGACGCGGAGATGCTGGACCTCGTCACCGTCCGTGCCCCCGAGGAGATCGAGACCACGCTGGACGATCTCGTGCTCACGGGCGACCAGGAGGGTGAGATCCAGAAGCTCGTCACCGCGATCGAACACCGCGACTACCTCGCCGAGATCGGTCTCCGCGAGATCGGGAAGCTCCTGTTCGTCGGCCCGCCGGGCACTGGGAAGACCAGCGTCGCCCGCGGGATCGCCCACGACCTGGGGCTCCCGGTCGTCGAGGTGAAGCTGTCGATGGTGACGAGCCAGTACCTCGGCGAGACCGCCAAGAACGTCGAGAAGACGTTCGAGGTGGCGAAGCGACTGGCGCCGTGTATCCTCTTCATCGACGAGTTCGACTCCGTCGCCAAGACCCGTCGGAGCGACGAACACGCCGCGCTCAAACGCGCCGTCAACACCCTGCTGAAGTCCATCGACGACATCTCGCTCATCAACGACGAGGTGTTGCTCGTGTCGGCGACGAACCACCCGGACCAGCTGGACGCCGCCGCCTGGCGCCGCTTCGACGAGATCGTCAACTTCCCGAAGCCGGACCGGCAGATGCGCGCGGACATCCTCCGGGTGATCACCAGAGAGATGGAGATCGGCGACTTCGACCCGGAGATCGTCGCCGACAAGACGGAGGGGCTCACCGGGAGCGACCTCCGGATGGTGTTGCGGGAGGCCGTCTTGGAGGCGCTGACGGACGACCGTCGGACGATCACCCAGGCGGACGTGATGGACGCCGTGGAAGACTTCGAGGAACGGGACAACCTCAAGACGATGGACATGATCGACGGCGAGGGCGCGACCGTCGCCGGCGACGGTGGGCACGACCACACACACGACCACTGA
- a CDS encoding M48 family metallopeptidase, protein MDSTVVAAGIVVLLVGTEAFFTVLDVLNLRHQEATVAEERAWVVSELGIDDPEEALAYDRVKTGVGALRSWMGLVAVLGVLFSGLFADAVALVDGLGVSTLVEGIVFVAGGVLALQVWSAPFDLVETFVVEEVFGFNNQTLRLWLRDTVVGTVVSLLLTVPLAAVLLWAVESIGLWPVAGWLLAVGFVVGFTVVKPRLIDPLFNEFTPIEGGDLRAAVDDVFERAGYRTDEVYEMDASRRSSHSNAYFTGFGPAKRVVLFDTLVEGMEPEEVQSVLAHELAHWREGHIWKFVGLAAVQFAVIFALLGVIVEAPALYAAVGTPQTPYVGLAVGLLVVGPVTRLTSPLQNYFSLAYEREADAYAVEIVGGEAMAGALAQLTADNLSTPFPHPWYETFHYDHPPVPERIRRVRELDAEADAERAADERRPGAAD, encoded by the coding sequence ATGGACTCCACAGTCGTCGCTGCCGGGATCGTGGTGTTGCTCGTCGGCACGGAGGCGTTCTTCACGGTGTTGGACGTGCTCAACCTGCGACACCAGGAGGCGACCGTGGCCGAGGAACGAGCGTGGGTCGTCTCGGAGCTCGGAATCGACGATCCGGAGGAGGCGCTGGCGTACGATCGGGTGAAGACCGGCGTCGGCGCGTTGCGGTCGTGGATGGGACTCGTGGCCGTGCTCGGGGTGTTGTTCTCGGGGTTGTTCGCGGACGCCGTCGCCCTCGTGGACGGGCTGGGCGTGTCTACGCTGGTGGAGGGGATCGTGTTCGTCGCCGGCGGCGTGCTCGCCTTGCAGGTGTGGTCTGCCCCGTTCGATCTCGTCGAGACGTTCGTCGTGGAGGAGGTGTTCGGCTTCAACAACCAGACGCTCCGGCTGTGGCTCCGTGACACCGTCGTCGGGACCGTGGTGTCGCTCCTCCTGACCGTCCCGCTGGCGGCGGTGTTGTTGTGGGCCGTCGAGAGCATCGGCCTGTGGCCCGTCGCCGGCTGGCTGTTGGCCGTCGGGTTCGTCGTCGGCTTCACCGTCGTGAAGCCACGCCTGATCGATCCGTTGTTCAACGAGTTCACCCCGATCGAGGGGGGTGATCTCCGGGCGGCCGTCGACGACGTGTTCGAGCGAGCCGGCTACCGCACGGACGAGGTGTACGAGATGGACGCCAGCCGGCGCTCGTCACACTCGAACGCCTACTTCACCGGGTTCGGTCCGGCGAAGCGTGTCGTCCTGTTCGACACTCTCGTCGAAGGGATGGAGCCGGAGGAGGTCCAGAGCGTCCTCGCGCACGAACTCGCTCACTGGCGCGAGGGGCACATCTGGAAGTTCGTCGGGCTCGCGGCCGTCCAGTTCGCCGTGATCTTCGCCCTCCTGGGGGTGATCGTCGAGGCACCGGCGTTGTACGCCGCCGTCGGCACACCACAGACCCCGTACGTCGGGCTCGCCGTCGGCCTGCTCGTCGTCGGGCCGGTGACCCGGCTGACCAGTCCGCTCCAGAACTACTTCTCGCTCGCGTACGAACGAGAGGCGGACGCCTACGCCGTCGAGATCGTCGGCGGCGAGGCGATGGCGGGTGCGCTCGCACAGCTGACGGCCGACAACCTCTCGACCCCGTTCCCGCACCCGTGGTACGAGACGTTCCACTACGACCACCCGCCGGTGCCGGAGCGGATCCGTCGCGTCCGGGAGTTGGACGCCGAGGCGGACGCCGAACGGGCCGCCGACGAGCGACGGCCGGGCGCCGCCGACTGA
- a CDS encoding AAA family ATPase, giving the protein MRIFGTVGLPGSGKGEAATVAESAGIPVVTMGDVIRDACRRRGLDPAENHGTVAERLREEDGPAAVADRTVDRLRRVDDDVVLVDGLRAPAELDRFREAFGDDFRLVAVEAPFEVRAERAADRGRDDSDGDTTAFREREERERAFGLVDVMERADVTVDNTGSVATFHDRIADLLGVETPEAAGGGA; this is encoded by the coding sequence ATGCGAATTTTCGGGACCGTCGGACTGCCCGGCAGCGGGAAAGGCGAGGCCGCGACCGTCGCCGAGTCCGCGGGGATTCCGGTCGTGACGATGGGCGACGTGATCCGGGACGCCTGCCGCCGACGGGGGCTGGACCCGGCGGAGAACCACGGGACCGTCGCCGAGCGACTCCGCGAGGAGGACGGCCCGGCCGCAGTCGCCGACCGCACCGTCGACCGACTGCGGCGCGTCGACGACGACGTAGTCTTAGTCGACGGGCTCCGCGCCCCGGCCGAGCTCGACCGGTTCCGCGAGGCGTTCGGCGACGACTTCCGACTCGTGGCCGTCGAGGCCCCGTTCGAGGTGCGGGCGGAACGCGCCGCCGACCGCGGCCGCGACGACTCCGACGGCGACACGACCGCATTCCGCGAACGGGAGGAGCGTGAACGCGCGTTCGGTCTGGTCGACGTGATGGAGCGTGCAGACGTGACGGTCGACAACACTGGATCGGTGGCGACGTTCCACGACCGTATCGCCGACCTGCTGGGCGTCGAGACGCCGGAGGCGGCGGGAGGTGGCGCGTGA
- a CDS encoding coaE operon protein, which translates to MTTIYSVDARIETPVNDTEVTDRVIDAVEALFPDVDVRSEPGRVVAETHSLEGFSDRLHDQEILDTARREFFDSADEEGFSFALKKQAAYEGVINFAVGEPDELGDIEVDVAVRDPSVEEYIDHVAPPTEGGTPVDPDGQ; encoded by the coding sequence GTGACGACGATCTACAGCGTCGACGCCCGGATCGAGACCCCCGTGAACGACACGGAGGTGACCGACCGCGTGATCGACGCCGTCGAGGCGTTGTTCCCGGACGTCGACGTGCGCTCGGAGCCCGGTCGGGTCGTCGCCGAGACCCACTCGTTGGAGGGGTTCTCCGACCGGCTCCACGATCAGGAGATTCTCGACACCGCCCGCCGGGAGTTCTTCGACAGCGCCGACGAGGAGGGGTTCTCCTTCGCGTTGAAGAAACAGGCCGCCTACGAGGGGGTGATCAACTTCGCCGTCGGCGAGCCGGACGAACTCGGCGACATCGAGGTGGACGTGGCCGTCCGGGACCCGTCCGTCGAGGAGTACATCGACCACGTCGCTCCGCCGACGGAGGGCGGCACGCCGGTCGACCCCGACGGACAGTAG
- a CDS encoding SRPBCC family protein: MDVAAATVIDAPRETVVAFVDDPNAQARVTPAITGIADVQQQPDGGRRMLYGYRVFGLVFTGALETTTYDPPDRVVFEMTGDLDGEIRWTFEAVDGDRTRFTYAATYDLSQLPFAWLARPFVRWFNRRELRETVETTRRLVESDGERRRAELAQPPA; the protein is encoded by the coding sequence ATGGACGTCGCCGCCGCCACCGTGATCGACGCCCCCCGAGAGACGGTCGTCGCGTTCGTCGACGACCCGAACGCCCAGGCCCGCGTGACGCCCGCGATCACCGGAATCGCGGACGTACAGCAGCAGCCCGACGGTGGGCGCCGGATGCTGTACGGCTACCGCGTGTTCGGGCTCGTGTTCACGGGTGCCCTGGAGACGACCACGTACGACCCGCCCGACCGGGTCGTCTTCGAGATGACCGGCGACCTGGACGGGGAGATCCGGTGGACGTTCGAGGCGGTGGACGGCGACCGGACGCGGTTCACCTACGCCGCGACGTACGACCTCTCGCAGCTCCCGTTCGCCTGGCTCGCCCGCCCGTTCGTCCGGTGGTTCAACCGACGAGAGCTGCGCGAGACCGTAGAGACGACTCGTCGACTGGTCGAGTCGGACGGCGAACGACGACGGGCCGAACTGGCGCAGCCGCCGGCGTAG
- a CDS encoding ferredoxin family protein, translating into MAIDPEFERTRERADDHDGHAVWGPVDEPEQLGIHGAHVAVDFDICIGDGACLEDCPVDVFDWVDTPDHPESEKKADPVREGQCIDCMLCVDVCPVDAVDVDPGRENRI; encoded by the coding sequence ATGGCAATCGACCCGGAGTTCGAACGGACGCGCGAACGGGCGGACGACCACGACGGCCACGCGGTGTGGGGCCCGGTCGACGAACCGGAGCAGCTCGGCATTCACGGCGCCCACGTCGCCGTCGACTTCGACATCTGTATCGGCGACGGAGCGTGTCTGGAAGACTGTCCCGTCGACGTGTTCGACTGGGTCGACACGCCCGACCACCCCGAGAGCGAGAAGAAGGCCGACCCCGTGCGCGAAGGGCAGTGTATCGACTGTATGCTGTGTGTCGACGTCTGTCCGGTCGACGCCGTCGACGTCGACCCCGGCCGAGAGAACCGGATCTGA
- a CDS encoding aminotransferase class III-fold pyridoxal phosphate-dependent enzyme, whose protein sequence is MDRHRAEPQVTEMPGERAREWASYHREQAATSTYVYDFVWDITDEAEGPFVTDVDGNVLLDFTSHVAAAPLGYNNPKLTEPMSEFDLPDPSKIAGQDFYLSDGSTPGDSNLPGPTELMDELTDTTEQYGLDTVFLSNSGAEAVENAIKICYDDTNGGRYGVTFHGAFHGRTLGALSLNRSKSVYRREFPEISGVHDAPYCDDRTCTPETCSCGFFTNGGDTSVLREALDPKTGWVDPDEVSYVVVEPIQGEGGYRFPSDAFVDELAFLTEEHDINLVADEIQSGVGRTGEMWASNHYPYEPDVITSAKALRVGATIGSEETFPDERLRLSSTWGAGDIVSAMQGVFTLRAIRDYDLLSNAVERGRQFQELLHDADLEGVTDVRGKGLMLAVEFASSDLRNEVNEAAMRRGLLTLSCGDDVIRVLPPLDVTEREIEMGASMFVDTVRAVAGR, encoded by the coding sequence ATGGACCGACACCGTGCGGAACCGCAGGTGACGGAGATGCCCGGTGAGCGAGCCCGCGAGTGGGCGTCGTACCACCGCGAGCAGGCGGCGACGAGCACCTACGTCTACGACTTCGTCTGGGACATCACCGACGAGGCAGAGGGCCCGTTCGTCACCGACGTGGACGGCAACGTTCTCTTGGACTTCACTTCCCACGTCGCGGCGGCGCCGTTGGGTTACAACAACCCGAAGCTGACGGAGCCGATGAGCGAGTTCGACCTCCCGGATCCGTCGAAAATCGCCGGCCAGGACTTCTACCTCTCGGACGGGTCGACGCCGGGCGACTCGAACCTCCCCGGCCCGACGGAGCTGATGGACGAGCTGACGGACACGACCGAACAGTACGGGCTCGACACGGTGTTCCTGTCGAACTCCGGTGCGGAAGCGGTGGAGAACGCGATCAAGATCTGTTACGACGACACGAACGGCGGTCGCTACGGGGTCACCTTCCACGGGGCGTTCCACGGCCGGACGCTGGGTGCGCTGTCGCTCAACCGCTCGAAGTCCGTCTACCGCCGGGAGTTCCCGGAGATCTCCGGCGTCCACGACGCGCCGTACTGTGACGACCGGACGTGTACGCCGGAGACGTGTTCCTGTGGCTTCTTCACCAACGGCGGCGACACGAGTGTGCTCCGAGAGGCGTTGGACCCGAAGACGGGGTGGGTCGACCCCGACGAGGTGTCGTACGTCGTCGTCGAGCCGATCCAAGGCGAGGGTGGCTACCGGTTCCCGTCGGACGCCTTCGTGGACGAACTCGCCTTCCTGACGGAGGAACACGACATCAACCTCGTCGCCGACGAGATCCAGTCGGGCGTCGGCCGCACCGGCGAGATGTGGGCGTCGAACCACTACCCGTACGAGCCGGACGTGATCACGTCGGCGAAGGCGCTCCGGGTGGGCGCCACGATCGGGAGCGAGGAGACGTTCCCGGACGAACGGCTCCGGCTCTCCTCGACGTGGGGTGCCGGCGACATCGTCTCGGCGATGCAGGGCGTGTTCACGCTCCGGGCGATCCGGGACTACGACCTGTTGTCGAACGCGGTCGAACGGGGCCGACAGTTCCAAGAGCTCCTCCACGACGCCGACTTAGAGGGTGTCACGGACGTACGTGGCAAGGGGCTGATGCTGGCCGTCGAGTTCGCGTCGAGCGACCTACGAAACGAGGTGAACGAGGCGGCGATGCGACGGGGACTGCTCACCCTCTCGTGTGGAGACGACGTGATCCGGGTGTTGCCGCCCCTTGACGTGACGGAACGAGAGATCGAGATGGGTGCGAGTATGTTCGTCGACACCGTCCGGGCCGTCGCCGGTCGCTGA